A single region of the Pseudomonas mandelii genome encodes:
- a CDS encoding agmatine deiminase family protein, with protein sequence MSASDKDQHSPTRRDFIKQVSVIAGLGAAASLGFSFAPVHAATQGRWRMPDEGDRHERAFIAFGAQSAIWEDFTPEVQATMGLIARTIARYEPVTVFCRQGERRLAERQCGTANITYVTTELDDIWMRDISANFVIDGEGGLGAVDFNFNGWGNKQQHDEDAQVAALVAETTQARYLRSELVGEGGGIEVDGHGTGIMTESSWINRNRNPDWTKAEVEQELKDRLGLRKIIWLPGIKGKDITDAHVDFYARFVKPGVVVANLDNDPDSYDRNVTLAHLDILKNATDADGRKLQVHTLSPPLNPRKSQFTRNNPDFAAGYINYFLVNGAVISPEFGDKAADTKAFELLSQLYPDREVVQLNIDAVAAGGGGIHCVTSHQPAV encoded by the coding sequence ATGAGTGCTTCAGACAAGGATCAACACAGCCCGACACGTCGGGATTTCATCAAGCAGGTGTCGGTGATTGCCGGTCTCGGCGCCGCAGCTTCCCTCGGCTTCAGCTTTGCGCCCGTGCACGCGGCGACACAAGGTCGTTGGCGCATGCCGGACGAGGGCGACCGACACGAACGGGCCTTCATCGCGTTCGGCGCACAGAGCGCCATCTGGGAGGATTTCACGCCCGAAGTGCAAGCGACCATGGGCCTGATCGCCCGCACCATCGCCCGCTATGAGCCGGTCACCGTGTTCTGCCGCCAGGGCGAGCGGCGTCTGGCCGAACGACAGTGCGGCACGGCCAATATCACCTACGTCACCACTGAGCTTGACGACATCTGGATGCGCGATATCAGCGCCAATTTTGTCATCGATGGCGAAGGCGGACTCGGCGCCGTTGATTTCAACTTCAACGGCTGGGGCAACAAACAGCAGCATGACGAGGATGCGCAAGTGGCCGCTTTGGTGGCCGAGACTACGCAGGCACGTTATCTGCGCAGCGAACTGGTGGGCGAGGGCGGCGGTATCGAAGTGGATGGCCACGGCACGGGGATCATGACCGAAAGCAGCTGGATCAACCGCAACCGCAACCCCGACTGGACCAAAGCCGAGGTCGAGCAGGAACTGAAAGACCGTTTGGGGTTGCGTAAAATCATCTGGTTGCCGGGCATCAAGGGCAAGGACATCACTGACGCCCATGTCGATTTCTATGCGCGTTTCGTCAAGCCGGGCGTGGTGGTCGCCAACCTCGACAACGACCCCGATTCATACGACCGGAACGTGACATTGGCGCACCTGGACATCCTTAAAAACGCCACCGATGCGGATGGCCGCAAGCTGCAGGTGCATACCTTGTCGCCACCGCTCAATCCGCGCAAAAGTCAGTTCACCCGCAACAACCCGGACTTTGCTGCCGGATACATCAACTACTTTCTGGTGAATGGCGCGGTCATTTCCCCTGAGTTTGGTGACAAGGCGGCGGATACGAAGGCCTTTGAACTGTTGTCGCAGCTGTACCCGGACCGGGAGGTGGTACAGCTCAATATCGACGCCGTCGCGGCGGGTGGCGGAGGGATTCACTGTGTGACCAGTCATCAGCCGGCGGTTTGA
- a CDS encoding ABC transporter substrate-binding protein, with protein sequence MTIPKALYIFAGLSFALVSHAAETVTIATVNNGDMIRMQRLSKIFEQQHPDVKLNWVVLEENVLRQRLTTDIATQGGQFDVLTIGTYETPLWGAKHWLEPITALPPAYDLQDIFPSVRQGLSVDNTLYALPFYGESTITYYRTDLFKGAGLTMPEHPTWTQLGEFASRLHEPDKGQYGMCLRGKAGWGENIALLSTMANAFGARWFDEQWQPELASPEWTAAAHFYVDTLKKYGPPGVSSNGFNESLALFNSGKCAIWVDASVAGSFTTDKEQSNVVDRVGFAPAPTQVTDKGSSWLYAWSLAIPATSKHKETAKAFITWATSKEYIQLVAEKDGIANVPPGTRQSTYNEAYLQAAPFAQVTLQMMQHADSAHPSIKPVPYVGIQYVTIPEFQAIGTSVGKLFSAALTGQMSVDQALAAAQTSTEREMKRAGYPK encoded by the coding sequence ATGACCATCCCGAAAGCACTGTACATTTTTGCCGGCCTGTCTTTTGCCCTCGTCAGTCATGCAGCCGAAACGGTCACCATCGCCACTGTGAACAATGGCGATATGATCCGGATGCAGCGGCTCTCCAAGATCTTTGAACAGCAGCACCCCGACGTGAAGCTCAACTGGGTGGTGCTGGAAGAAAACGTCCTGCGTCAGCGCCTGACCACCGATATCGCGACTCAGGGCGGGCAGTTCGACGTGCTGACAATTGGTACTTATGAAACACCGCTGTGGGGTGCCAAGCATTGGCTTGAGCCGATCACGGCACTGCCGCCGGCCTACGATCTGCAAGACATCTTCCCCTCGGTACGCCAGGGCTTGTCGGTCGACAACACGCTCTATGCTTTGCCTTTCTATGGTGAAAGCACGATCACTTATTACCGCACCGACCTGTTCAAGGGCGCCGGGTTGACCATGCCGGAGCATCCGACCTGGACGCAGCTCGGCGAGTTCGCCTCCAGGCTGCACGAACCCGATAAAGGACAGTACGGCATGTGCCTGCGGGGCAAGGCAGGGTGGGGTGAGAACATTGCGTTGTTGAGCACCATGGCCAATGCCTTTGGCGCCCGCTGGTTCGATGAACAGTGGCAGCCGGAGCTGGCCAGCCCGGAGTGGACCGCCGCGGCGCACTTCTACGTCGACACCCTGAAAAAGTATGGGCCACCCGGTGTGTCGAGCAATGGCTTCAACGAGAGCCTCGCACTGTTCAACAGCGGCAAGTGCGCGATCTGGGTGGATGCCAGCGTGGCGGGATCTTTCACGACGGACAAGGAACAGAGCAACGTCGTCGACCGCGTTGGCTTTGCCCCGGCACCGACGCAGGTCACCGACAAGGGTTCTTCGTGGCTGTATGCGTGGTCGCTGGCGATACCGGCCACCTCCAAGCATAAAGAGACAGCCAAGGCGTTCATCACGTGGGCCACGTCGAAAGAATACATTCAGCTGGTCGCTGAAAAAGACGGCATCGCCAATGTTCCGCCTGGCACGCGTCAATCCACGTACAACGAGGCCTATCTGCAAGCGGCGCCTTTCGCGCAAGTGACATTGCAGATGATGCAGCACGCTGACTCTGCACACCCCTCGATCAAGCCGGTTCCTTATGTCGGCATCCAGTACGTCACGATTCCTGAGTTCCAGGCGATAGGCACCTCCGTGGGGAAACTGTTTTCCGCTGCGCTGACGGGGCAAATGTCGGTCGATCAGGCACTCGCTGCCGCACAGACCTCCACCGAACGTGAAATGAAACGCGCCGGTTATCCCAAGTAG
- the aguB gene encoding N-carbamoylputrescine amidase: MTLLTIATTQMPCTWDLPNNLDQAERLIREAAAKGAQVILLQELFATPYFCIEQSHKHLALAEEYRYSGVLKRFAALAKELGVVLPLSWFEKAGNAYFNSLSVADADGRLLGVYRKTHIPNAIGYQEKEYFSPGDTGFRVWDTAFGRLGVGICWDQWFPETARCLALMGAEVLLFPTAIGSEPGCAALDSRDHWQMTMRGHAAANILPVVAANRVGREVATTDAALQMSFYGSSFICNHKGKLLAEADRDSSGVLVHSLDLHAMREERLSWGIYRDRRPDMYGALLSQDGRHLHARWNTQGV, from the coding sequence ATGACCCTGTTGACGATTGCTACCACCCAGATGCCGTGCACCTGGGACTTGCCGAACAATCTCGATCAGGCCGAGCGACTGATCCGTGAGGCGGCCGCGAAGGGCGCCCAGGTCATTCTGTTACAGGAGCTGTTCGCTACGCCGTATTTCTGCATCGAGCAAAGCCATAAACATTTGGCGTTGGCCGAAGAGTATCGATACAGCGGCGTACTCAAACGCTTTGCTGCGCTGGCCAAGGAGTTGGGGGTGGTGTTGCCGCTGAGCTGGTTCGAGAAGGCTGGCAATGCCTACTTCAATTCCCTGAGCGTGGCCGATGCCGACGGGCGCTTGCTGGGGGTGTATCGCAAGACCCACATCCCCAACGCCATCGGTTACCAGGAGAAGGAGTATTTCAGCCCTGGCGACACCGGTTTCCGTGTCTGGGACACGGCGTTCGGGCGCCTCGGCGTCGGGATCTGCTGGGATCAGTGGTTCCCCGAGACCGCCCGCTGCCTGGCGTTGATGGGCGCCGAAGTCTTGCTGTTTCCCACCGCCATCGGCTCTGAGCCGGGGTGTGCAGCGCTGGATTCCCGTGACCACTGGCAGATGACCATGCGTGGCCATGCCGCTGCGAACATCCTGCCGGTGGTGGCGGCCAATCGCGTCGGTCGCGAGGTGGCGACCACCGATGCGGCCTTGCAAATGAGCTTCTACGGCTCGTCGTTTATCTGCAACCACAAGGGCAAGTTGCTCGCCGAGGCTGATCGCGACAGCAGCGGCGTGCTGGTCCACAGCCTGGACTTGCACGCCATGCGCGAAGAACGCCTGAGCTGGGGCATCTACCGCGACCGTCGCCCGGACATGTACGGGGCGTTGCTGAGTCAGGACGGTCGTCACCTTCATGCACGCTGGAACACTCAAGGAGTTTGA
- a CDS encoding helix-turn-helix domain-containing protein, which produces MPDSRAALFEQRPAELEVILPEPDHCFRWYEHDYPYSLARWNHHPEFEIHLIRQGSGKLVAGDYIGAFGAGHVALIGPDLPHDWIGDLAPGEFLAGRDVVLQFDGAAILALRETMPELGELQHLFERARRGLEFCGATAVQAAHLLEDIGPAQGLERLILFLQLINALMKAPSQDVHVLASAYYAPTLDAQSSERIHKAFDYLLTELTGDIRLSVIAQRLNMSEPGFSRFFKRVTGHGFIDLMRKLRVQRACRLLLQTEMSVAGICFEVGYENLSNFNRHFRIEMDQTPSEYRRGSAMTLFNRNGPHASLPFTKAH; this is translated from the coding sequence ATGCCTGATAGCCGAGCCGCGCTGTTTGAACAGCGCCCCGCCGAACTGGAGGTCATTCTTCCCGAGCCCGATCATTGTTTTCGCTGGTATGAACACGACTACCCCTACTCCCTGGCTCGCTGGAATCACCACCCGGAATTCGAAATCCACCTGATCCGCCAAGGCAGCGGCAAGCTGGTTGCGGGCGATTACATCGGCGCATTCGGTGCCGGACATGTGGCGCTGATCGGCCCTGATCTGCCCCATGACTGGATAGGCGATCTGGCACCCGGCGAGTTCCTGGCAGGACGCGATGTGGTTCTGCAATTCGACGGTGCCGCGATTCTGGCCTTGCGTGAAACGATGCCCGAACTGGGCGAGCTTCAGCACCTGTTTGAACGTGCACGCCGGGGCCTGGAGTTCTGCGGCGCAACGGCTGTGCAGGCCGCACATCTGCTGGAAGACATTGGCCCCGCTCAGGGGCTCGAACGCCTGATTCTGTTTCTGCAACTGATCAATGCACTGATGAAAGCGCCCTCCCAAGACGTCCATGTGCTCGCCAGCGCTTACTACGCGCCAACCCTGGATGCCCAAAGCTCCGAGCGCATCCACAAGGCCTTTGACTACTTGTTGACCGAGCTCACAGGCGACATTCGCCTATCGGTGATTGCCCAGCGCCTGAACATGAGCGAGCCCGGTTTTTCGCGCTTCTTCAAGCGAGTCACCGGCCACGGTTTCATCGACCTGATGCGCAAGCTCAGGGTTCAGCGTGCCTGCCGGCTACTGTTGCAAACCGAGATGTCAGTGGCGGGCATCTGTTTTGAAGTGGGCTATGAAAACCTGTCCAACTTCAATCGGCACTTCCGTATCGAAATGGACCAGACCCCGAGTGAATACCGTCGCGGTTCGGCGATGACCCTGTTCAATCGCAACGGTCCCCACGCCTCCCTGCCGTTCACCAAAGCCCATTGA
- a CDS encoding extracellular solute-binding protein — MRIPRKLLLGALGWAIASSPLHAEEKTLRLYNWADYFAEDTLARFTAETGIKVIYDVMDGSETLEAKMLAGGSGYDLIFPGDTVAERLMRAGSLLPLDRSKLTAVDDIEPGLQKLRRQYETSSQATVPYTWGTIGLTYNDEQVKQRSPDAPVNSLDMLFKPELAAKFADCGISIIDSPDEVLAVVLNYLGREPRSAKPEDLAAASELLMKLRPHIRKFQSQPVTDLVNGNLCLSLGYSGDMTQAQRTSDSAGKHTRFEYRIPREGTTVWMDTMAIPVDAKHPEYAYAFINFVMRPQNMAAISNFTGYPTSNAKARPDVDATMRNNPDIYLDEATYARLIPGKDIPQSDMRARMRTWTKFKTATAK, encoded by the coding sequence ATGCGCATTCCCCGCAAGCTGTTGCTCGGCGCCTTGGGATGGGCAATCGCCTCGTCGCCGCTGCACGCCGAAGAGAAGACCCTGCGGCTCTACAACTGGGCCGATTACTTCGCCGAAGACACCCTCGCCAGATTCACTGCCGAAACCGGGATCAAGGTGATCTACGACGTCATGGACGGCAGCGAAACCCTGGAGGCCAAGATGCTCGCCGGCGGCAGTGGTTATGACCTGATCTTCCCCGGCGACACCGTCGCCGAACGCTTGATGCGCGCCGGCAGTCTGCTGCCGCTGGATCGCTCAAAACTCACCGCTGTGGACGACATCGAACCCGGTTTGCAGAAGCTGCGCAGGCAGTACGAAACGTCGAGCCAGGCCACCGTCCCCTACACCTGGGGCACCATCGGCCTGACCTACAATGACGAACAGGTCAAACAGCGTTCGCCCGACGCCCCGGTCAACAGCCTGGACATGCTGTTCAAACCGGAACTGGCGGCGAAATTTGCCGATTGCGGCATCTCGATAATCGACTCGCCGGACGAAGTGCTGGCGGTGGTGCTCAACTACCTTGGGCGTGAACCGCGCAGCGCCAAGCCTGAAGACCTGGCCGCAGCGAGTGAGTTGCTGATGAAGCTGCGACCGCACATTCGCAAGTTCCAGTCGCAACCCGTGACCGATCTGGTCAACGGCAACCTGTGCCTGTCCCTCGGTTACAGCGGCGACATGACCCAGGCACAACGCACCTCGGACAGCGCCGGCAAGCACACTCGTTTCGAGTACCGCATTCCCCGCGAAGGCACGACCGTGTGGATGGACACCATGGCCATTCCGGTCGACGCCAAACACCCGGAGTACGCCTACGCGTTCATCAACTTCGTCATGCGCCCGCAGAACATGGCGGCCATCAGCAATTTCACCGGCTACCCGACATCCAACGCCAAGGCCCGCCCGGACGTCGATGCGACGATGCGCAACAACCCGGATATTTACCTCGATGAGGCCACCTATGCGCGGCTGATTCCGGGCAAGGACATTCCCCAATCCGACATGCGGGCGCGGATGCGCACCTGGACCAAATTCAAGACGGCGACAGCGAAATGA
- the wecB gene encoding non-hydrolyzing UDP-N-acetylglucosamine 2-epimerase, whose translation MARHHSRIKILSIFGTRPEAIKMAPLVKALAAEPGIDSQICITGQHQSMLKQVLDLFDLKADYTLDVMTPQQTLNSLTAALYGAIDPVLEMTCPDRVLVHGDTTSAMVAAMAAFHRRIPVGHVEAGLRTGDIYSPWPEEMNRRCIDLGADMLFAPTHESRQNLLDERLQGRTFVTGNTVIDALQMTARRIEQDADLRASLDRQFSFLQTGRKVLLVTGHRRENFGEGFLDICKALSHLARRSDIQIVYPVHLNPNVMGPVTEHLGGLPNVHLIQPLDYLAFVRLMQRAHVILTDSGGVQEEAPSLGKPVLVMRDVTERPEAVAAGTVRLVGTSPGSIIAGVNALFDDDLLWRRCSQAANPYGDGKASARIVDALMGRPVDDFIVAGQSLPKFLQYPSAQPAPEKHYPAFTSR comes from the coding sequence ATCGCTCGTCATCATTCAAGGATTAAAATCCTTTCGATCTTCGGTACCCGTCCAGAAGCCATCAAGATGGCGCCGTTAGTCAAAGCCCTCGCTGCGGAACCCGGCATTGATTCGCAGATATGCATCACCGGCCAACACCAAAGCATGCTCAAACAGGTGCTTGACCTGTTCGACCTCAAGGCCGATTACACCCTCGATGTCATGACCCCGCAGCAAACGCTCAACTCCCTGACGGCGGCGCTTTACGGGGCGATCGACCCGGTGCTGGAAATGACCTGCCCGGACCGGGTGCTGGTGCACGGCGACACGACCTCGGCCATGGTGGCTGCGATGGCGGCGTTCCATCGACGGATCCCGGTCGGCCATGTGGAAGCCGGGCTGCGAACCGGTGATATCTACAGCCCATGGCCGGAAGAAATGAACCGTCGCTGCATCGACCTGGGGGCGGACATGCTGTTTGCGCCCACCCACGAGTCGCGCCAGAACCTGCTCGACGAACGCCTACAGGGTCGCACCTTCGTCACCGGCAATACGGTGATCGACGCGCTGCAGATGACCGCACGGCGCATTGAACAGGATGCCGACCTGCGCGCAAGCCTGGACCGGCAGTTTTCGTTCCTGCAGACCGGCCGCAAGGTCCTGTTGGTGACCGGGCATCGTCGGGAAAATTTCGGTGAAGGCTTCCTGGATATCTGCAAGGCCCTGAGTCATCTGGCTCGGCGTTCGGATATCCAGATCGTTTACCCGGTGCACTTGAACCCCAATGTCATGGGCCCGGTCACCGAGCATCTGGGCGGTCTGCCCAACGTGCACCTGATCCAGCCGCTGGACTACCTGGCCTTCGTGCGCCTGATGCAACGGGCCCATGTGATCCTCACCGATTCCGGTGGCGTGCAGGAAGAAGCACCGTCCCTGGGCAAACCGGTGCTGGTCATGCGTGATGTGACCGAACGCCCGGAAGCTGTGGCGGCGGGCACTGTGCGCCTGGTCGGTACCTCGCCGGGCTCGATCATCGCTGGCGTTAACGCGCTGTTCGATGACGACCTGTTGTGGCGCCGCTGCTCCCAGGCGGCCAACCCTTACGGCGACGGCAAGGCCAGTGCGCGCATCGTCGATGCCCTGATGGGCCGTCCGGTGGACGATTTCATCGTGGCCGGCCAGTCCTTGCCCAAGTTCCTGCAATACCCGTCTGCACAGCCTGCGCCCGAGAAGCATTACCCCGCTTTTACCTCTCGATAA
- a CDS encoding LysR substrate-binding domain-containing protein, producing MLKHWPPLNTLRGFEAAARLGSFHKAADELHLTQSAISQQIRTLEAYLEQPLFFRSGRSVSLTDAGHDLLSTTQALLQQLAVGIRRLGQYQKPNQLVLNTTPTFARHWLLPRLGDFRRQHPEVDLWIFSTDEVPDMTTQTIDLAVRDDISSQAECSFKVLHADRLYPACHPDVLTVPVEQRTTLHGEREMDWSHWAVEAGIDVGQKDQGLNFSDPGLLLDAACAGLGIALVSQLLSRPARDSGLLQPLVEDTIRGPNWALLTHRDSENNPLARSFVEWLLSNLDAKSQTSPALAI from the coding sequence ATGCTCAAGCACTGGCCTCCGCTCAACACCCTTCGTGGCTTTGAAGCCGCCGCCCGCCTGGGCAGTTTTCACAAGGCGGCCGACGAGCTGCACCTGACCCAATCGGCGATCAGCCAGCAGATCCGCACGCTTGAGGCGTACCTTGAGCAGCCGTTGTTTTTTCGCAGTGGGCGCAGCGTCAGCCTGACCGATGCCGGCCACGATCTGCTCAGCACCACCCAGGCGTTATTGCAGCAACTGGCGGTCGGCATTCGTCGCCTCGGGCAATACCAGAAACCCAACCAACTGGTGCTCAACACCACGCCGACATTCGCCCGTCATTGGTTGCTGCCGCGTCTGGGGGATTTTCGTCGTCAGCACCCGGAGGTCGACCTGTGGATTTTCAGCACCGATGAAGTCCCGGACATGACCACCCAGACCATCGACCTCGCGGTGCGTGACGACATCAGTTCCCAGGCCGAGTGCAGCTTCAAGGTGTTGCACGCCGACCGCCTGTACCCGGCGTGTCATCCAGACGTGTTGACGGTGCCCGTCGAGCAGCGCACCACCCTTCACGGAGAGCGGGAGATGGACTGGAGTCATTGGGCGGTGGAGGCCGGGATTGATGTCGGGCAGAAGGATCAGGGGCTGAATTTCTCCGACCCCGGCCTGCTGCTGGACGCCGCCTGCGCGGGGCTCGGCATCGCCCTGGTCAGTCAGTTGCTGAGTCGGCCGGCACGTGACAGCGGACTGTTGCAGCCCTTGGTGGAAGACACCATTCGCGGCCCGAACTGGGCCTTGCTGACCCATCGTGACAGCGAGAACAATCCGCTGGCGCGAAGCTTCGTCGAGTGGCTGTTGAGTAACCTGGACGCAAAGAGCCAGACGTCTCCCGCACTTGCAATATGA
- a CDS encoding agmatine deiminase family protein, producing the protein MQQNELQNSGWWMPAEWVKHAATWMVWPHNQALWESGWGVTLPLVQEDFARVANAIARFEPVKMVVDPSAVASAKALCGPNIELIELAVNDSWCRDSGPSFVCHPQHGLGGVSWRFNAWGGKSLHNLDESLARRALNRLGVPCFGTPLSNEGGAIHVDGEGTLITTESVLLNPNRNPGMTKAEIEEIFTRLLGVKKTIWLPGDPDYVTGDMTDGHVDGVCAFARPGVLLVDATHDKDSVYAEVARENRRALELATDAHGRTFELIELYEATDAVDTEAEVFCASYTNFYIANHAIIMPAYGIDADHAAAEVLARAFPEREVVPVRINHLAHGGGGVHCITQQQPAWPVQE; encoded by the coding sequence ATGCAGCAGAACGAACTTCAGAACAGTGGCTGGTGGATGCCGGCAGAGTGGGTGAAGCACGCCGCGACCTGGATGGTCTGGCCACACAACCAGGCGCTTTGGGAGTCGGGCTGGGGCGTCACCTTGCCGTTGGTGCAGGAGGATTTCGCCCGGGTGGCCAACGCCATTGCCCGGTTCGAACCGGTGAAAATGGTGGTCGACCCGTCGGCCGTTGCGAGTGCCAAAGCGCTGTGTGGGCCCAACATCGAATTGATCGAATTGGCCGTGAACGACAGTTGGTGCCGCGACTCCGGCCCGAGCTTCGTCTGCCATCCGCAACACGGTCTGGGCGGGGTGAGCTGGCGCTTCAATGCCTGGGGCGGCAAGTCGCTGCATAACCTCGACGAAAGCCTGGCACGCCGCGCACTCAATCGCCTCGGCGTGCCGTGCTTTGGCACCCCGCTGAGCAACGAAGGCGGTGCGATTCATGTCGACGGCGAGGGCACGCTTATCACCACCGAATCTGTGTTGCTCAACCCCAATCGCAACCCGGGCATGACCAAGGCCGAGATCGAGGAAATCTTCACCCGTCTGCTGGGGGTGAAGAAAACCATCTGGCTGCCGGGTGACCCGGACTACGTGACGGGCGACATGACTGACGGCCACGTCGATGGCGTCTGCGCCTTCGCCCGCCCCGGCGTGTTGCTGGTGGATGCCACCCACGACAAAGATTCGGTGTACGCCGAGGTTGCACGGGAAAACCGTCGCGCACTGGAGCTGGCCACCGATGCCCATGGGCGCACGTTCGAGCTGATCGAGCTCTATGAAGCCACCGATGCCGTGGACACCGAAGCCGAAGTGTTCTGTGCCTCGTACACCAACTTCTACATCGCCAACCACGCGATCATCATGCCGGCCTATGGCATCGACGCCGACCATGCGGCGGCCGAAGTGTTGGCCCGGGCGTTCCCGGAGCGCGAGGTGGTGCCGGTGCGGATCAATCACTTGGCCCATGGCGGCGGCGGGGTGCATTGCATCACCCAGCAGCAGCCCGCCTGGCCTGTGCAGGAGTGA
- a CDS encoding L-iditol 2-dehydrogenase — MKRLEGKSALITGAARGIGRSFAQAYIREGATVAIADINLERAQATAAELGPDAYAVEMDVTRQASIDAAIAAVIAQTGKLDILINNAALFDLAPIVDITRDSFERLFSINVAGTLFTLQAAARQMIIQGHGGKIINMASQAGRRGEALVGVYCATKAAVISLTQSAGLDLIKHGINVNAIAPGVVDGEHWDGVDAMFARYENRPLGEKKKRVGQEVPFGRMGNAEDLTGMAIFLASSESEYVVAQTYNVDGGNWMS; from the coding sequence ATGAAACGACTCGAAGGAAAAAGCGCGCTTATCACAGGGGCCGCCCGAGGCATTGGACGTTCCTTTGCCCAGGCTTACATTCGCGAGGGAGCGACTGTCGCTATCGCGGACATCAACCTGGAGCGTGCCCAAGCCACGGCCGCCGAGCTGGGGCCTGACGCATACGCTGTCGAGATGGACGTTACCCGCCAGGCGTCCATCGATGCGGCCATCGCCGCTGTCATCGCGCAGACCGGCAAGCTGGATATCTTGATCAACAACGCCGCACTGTTCGACCTTGCACCCATTGTCGATATCACCCGCGACAGCTTCGAGCGTCTGTTTTCGATCAATGTGGCAGGAACGCTTTTCACCCTGCAGGCAGCGGCCCGTCAGATGATCATTCAGGGGCATGGCGGCAAGATCATCAACATGGCCAGCCAGGCCGGACGAAGAGGGGAGGCCCTCGTGGGGGTGTATTGCGCGACCAAAGCGGCGGTGATCAGCCTTACCCAATCCGCAGGGTTGGACCTGATCAAGCATGGGATCAATGTGAACGCCATCGCCCCAGGTGTCGTCGATGGCGAGCATTGGGACGGCGTCGATGCAATGTTTGCCCGCTATGAGAACCGGCCATTGGGTGAAAAGAAAAAGCGCGTGGGGCAGGAAGTGCCTTTTGGGCGGATGGGCAACGCTGAGGACCTGACGGGCATGGCGATTTTCCTCGCGTCGTCCGAGAGCGAATATGTGGTGGCCCAGACTTACAATGTCGACGGCGGTAACTGGATGAGCTGA
- a CDS encoding Gfo/Idh/MocA family protein, with translation MQPIRLGLVGYGKIAQDQHVPAINANPAFQLVSVATQGQPCAGVENFRSLGELLDKGPQVDAIAFCTPPQGRFALVQQALSAGKHVLVEKPPCATLGEAMALVSQVQEQGVSGLFAWHSRYAPGIEAARAWLATRTLQSVQIDWKEDVRKWHPGQAWIWQPGGLGVFDPGINALSIATHLLALPLFVESAELRVPNNCQSPIAASIKMSDARHLDVRAEFDFDHGHDELWSIEIRCTEGTLRLDNGGALLSIDGVRQAVSEEGEYAAVYRHFQQLISDKTSDLDLQPLRLVADSFFVGSRVSVEPFYD, from the coding sequence ATGCAACCGATCCGTCTCGGTCTGGTGGGCTACGGCAAGATTGCCCAGGATCAACACGTCCCCGCTATCAACGCCAACCCCGCGTTCCAGTTGGTTTCTGTCGCCACGCAAGGGCAGCCCTGCGCCGGGGTCGAGAACTTTCGGTCCCTGGGTGAGTTGCTCGACAAGGGCCCGCAGGTCGATGCGATTGCGTTTTGCACTCCGCCGCAGGGGCGCTTCGCGCTGGTGCAACAAGCGTTGTCCGCCGGCAAACACGTGCTGGTCGAAAAACCGCCGTGCGCCACGCTGGGTGAAGCCATGGCATTGGTGAGCCAGGTGCAGGAGCAAGGCGTCAGCGGATTGTTCGCCTGGCATTCACGCTATGCGCCCGGTATCGAAGCCGCCCGTGCGTGGCTGGCTACCCGCACCCTGCAAAGCGTGCAGATCGACTGGAAGGAAGACGTACGCAAATGGCACCCCGGTCAGGCGTGGATCTGGCAACCGGGCGGCCTGGGCGTCTTCGATCCCGGTATCAACGCGTTGTCGATTGCAACCCATCTGTTGGCGCTGCCGCTGTTTGTCGAGTCTGCTGAACTGCGAGTCCCCAATAACTGCCAGTCGCCGATTGCCGCTTCGATCAAAATGTCTGACGCGCGTCACCTCGACGTGCGCGCAGAGTTCGATTTCGACCACGGTCATGACGAACTCTGGAGCATCGAGATTCGCTGCACCGAAGGCACCCTGCGACTGGACAACGGTGGCGCATTGTTGAGTATCGATGGCGTGCGTCAAGCCGTCTCGGAGGAGGGCGAGTACGCGGCGGTGTACCGACATTTCCAACAGCTGATTAGCGACAAAACCAGTGACCTGGACCTCCAGCCGCTGCGACTGGTGGCTGACAGCTTTTTTGTCGGCAGTCGGGTATCGGTTGAGCCGTTCTACGATTAA